The region TGGAGGCTGCTGCTGCTGCGGGGTATGATGCTGTGTCGCTGGGAGGGCCTGCGTTTGCTCAGGACGGTGGGATGAGGCTGGAGGTTGTGACTTACTTTCAGGCTGTGGCGGATCGGTCTCCGTTGCCGGTGGTGCTGGTGAGCCGTGATGGGCGGGAGTTGGGGACGGAGTTGATTGGGGAGCTTGCGGGGCATCCGCAGGTGATTGGGGTTATCGATGATAGTGATCGGGTGGGGGAGATTGGGGCAGTGACTACCGGGGTGAGCCGGGAGGTTGAGGTTACGACCGTTTTTGCGGCGGCTACGGGGCGGATGTCGCGGAAGGGGGCGAGTGGGGATTTTGTTTCGGCGGCCAGCTTGGGGGGTGGGACTGCGCTTACTGTTGCGGCGGGGCCGGCGATCAAGACCCGTAGGAAGAAGGTTGGGTTCCAGGTGCTCGCCGGCAAGACTGCTGGGATGCTGGGGGCTTGGGAGAATGGGGCTGTGGGGGCGGTGCCTCGGCTGGGGGCGGCGGCTCCGCAGGCTTGTTGTGAGGTCTTTCAGGCTTGGAAGGATCAGGACCCGGAGTTGGCTCGGGTGAAGCAGGAGCGGGTGCTGGAGGTTGCGGGGCGGATGGAGGGGTTTGGTGGGGTGGCCTGGAGTAAGTATGGGGCAGATTGGAATGGGTATTTTGGGGGGCGGGTGCGGCTGCCGCTTCTTGGGCTTACGGGGGAGAAGCGCGGTGAGTTGGAGGAGATGTTGGGGGGGATGCGGAATTAGTTGGGATTTGTGGATTTTGAGGTGTTGGCGAGAAAAAGGGCATATGCCGAGCTTTCAGCCCTTGGGAGCTTTGCGATTGTGACCCAGGGCTTGCGCCGTGGGTTGGTATAGGCCGCGCTTTCAACGCTGGATTTGGGGGTTGGGATAGGGGATTTAGGACAAAAGAGAAGGTGTTGGGGATTGACGGGTTTGGTAGAGACAAGTGCAAGGGCCCGGGGCTAAAGCCCGCGTTTTTCTGGGCCCTTGACGGGGGGCTGAAGCCCCCCTCTAATCCGAACGGCAACGGCAACGGCAACGGCAACGGCAACGGCAACGGCAACGGCAACGGTAACAGCAAGAGCAACGGCAACGGTAACAGCAAGAGCAACGGCAACGGCAACGGCAATGACTTGTTGTGGGGTTAGGTGCGGGGGCGGGCGGGGACTCCGAGGGCGTTTAGTTTGGCGCGGGCCTGGGTGGCTTCCGGGGAGCTGGGGAAGCGCTGGATGAGGGCGCGGAGTTCGCGGACGCCGGCGTCGGTCTGCTTGAGCTCTATGAGGGCCTGGCCCTTGTGGAGGTAGGCGGCGGGGATCTTATTGTTGTCGGGGAACTGCTCGAGGACGCGGTCGTAGCTGCGGGCGGCGGTTGCGTACTTGCCGGCGCGGTAGTCGATCTCGCCGAGGTAGTAGTAGGCGTTGCCGGCGAGGGTGTCGTTGGGGTAGGCCTTGATGATGTCGCCGAACTCGGAGGAGGCTACGGGGTACTTGGCGGCCATGTAGTCGCCGTAGGCGGACTTGTAGAGCTCCTGGGCTGTGGGGCCGTCGGCTGCCTGGGGGATGGCGGCGCTGGGCTTGCCGCCGCGTGTGGTGGTGGGAGGCAGGGCCGAGGTGGGGGGGATGTAAGGCTGAGGCTGGGGTTGGGCGTCAGGCTGGGAGGGGGCGGGAGAGCCGGAGGCCGGTGCGTTGTTCTGGAGGGCTGCGCCGATGGTCTGCTGCTGGCTCTGGACGTCGTTGAGGATCTTTTCAAGGCGGACCATGCGGGCCTTGATCTCGTCGATGGAGTCGTTGATGCCCTGGACCTGACCGGAGACCTGGTCGGTCTTGCCGCCCTGTGCGTTCTGCTGCGCGGCGAGCTGCTTCTGGAGGGCATCTACGTTGACGGAGAGACGGTTGACGCTGTCTGCGGACTGCTGGACGAGGTCTTTGAGGACGCCCATGCGCTCGTCGTTGGACTGCTGGAGGCGGGCGACGGAGTCCTGGACCTCCTGAATCTGGGTCTGGAGGCGGATGGTGTCTTTGCTCTGCGCGAAGGCGGGGGCGATGGTGAAGAGGGCGGTCATACAGACCAGGGTCAGGCGGAGGTTTCGCATGGCTTGAACTCTGCTTTCTGAGGAACCGGGTGAGGGGATACTTCCCACCCTATCGCGATGAAGCTGCGAGAGGGTGGGGCACACGGGCCTTGTTTGGTTAGTTCAGGTTTGGTTCGCGGACTACCTGTCGATGCTGAACTGGGCGCGGCGGTTCTGCTGCCAGCAGGCTTCGTTGGCTTCGGTGCAGAACTGCTTTTCCTTGCCGTAGCTGATGGTGCGGATACGGTTTGCAGCTACACCGGCGTTGACCAATGCGGTCTTGGCGGCGTTGGCGCGGTTCTCACCGAGGGCGAGGTTGTACTCCGCCGAACCACGCTCATCGCAGTAACCGCCGACGAGGATGTGCAGGTTGGGGTGCTGGGACATGTAGGTTGCGGCCTGGACGGCGGCGGTCTGTCCGTCAGGGCGAAGCTCGATGCTGTCGTAGTCGAAGAAGACGTCCTGGACTGCGGCGTGGAAGGCTGCGTCGGTGACGTTGCCGCCGTTGGCTGCTGCGTCAAGGCCGCTGGTGGTGCCGCCTACGGGCACGCTGGAGGTGCGGACGGTGACGCGGACGTTGGCTTCGGTGGTGCCGCCGTCACCCTTGGCGACGAGGTGGAAGTTGGTGGAGTTCGACGGGGAGACGGTCTGGGTTCCGTTGACGTTGACCTGGCCGATGCCGTCGATGGAGACGCTGGAGGCGTTCATGGTGCGCCAGTTGAGGACGACGGTCTGGCCGAGGTCGATGGCGAGGGGGTCGGCGGTGATGGTGGCGGTGGGTGCGGGGATGGGGGTGTTGTCGGTGGTGTTGGTGGGTCCGAGGCTGCTGGGATCGATGCCGCTGTTCTTCTTATGGCATCCGGTGACCAGCGAGAGGCTTGTCCCGGCGATGGCGAGAAGGGTCAGGGTGCGAAGGGCGGAATGCTTGGAGAAGTTCAAGGTTTTAGGCTCCGTGTTGTGCTTGTTCAGTGTAAGAAGTGAGGTCATTTCCAGCTCCAGTTGGGCATGTCAGAGCCTGCGCCGGTGAGGGCGTGACGATCGGTTCCGTCAGCCAGCATGGTGAAGATCTTTGAGCTGCTGGCGCGGCCGTTGGGTGAGTTGGCGAAGACGATGTGGCGGCCATCGGGGGACCAGGAGGGGAAGTCGCATGGACCCATGTCATGGGTGAGCTGAATCCAGCGCTTGCTGGCGATCTCCATGACGTAGATGTCCTGGCCGCCGGGTGCGCCGGGGCCGTACTTGCGGTTCCAGGCGAAGGCGAGGAACTGGCCGTTGGGGGACCAAGAGGGCGAGGTGGCGTAGCCGCCGTCGGTGAGGCGGGTGACGCCGGAGCCGTCGGTTTCCATGGTGTAGAGCTGGGGGAGGCCGGAGCGGCCGCTGATCCAGGCGATCTGGGCTCCGCTGCGGGGGTTGAAGACGGGCGAGACGTCAGGGCCGGCGAAGCTGGTGATGCGGCGGCTGGAGCCTCCGTTGGCGTCTGCGATGTAGATCTCGTTGTCTCCGGTGCGGGAGGAGGAGAAGGCAAGTTGCTTGCCGTCAGACGACCAGGCCGGGGAGACGTTGGTGCCTCCGCCGCCTGCCGGGAAGGAGACCATGCGGTTGAGCAGGAGCGAGAACATCTTGATCTGGAAGCCGTCCTTGCCGAGAGACGAGAAGGCGAGGCGGGTGTTGTCCGGGGAGACGCGGGGGGAGACGGAGACGCTGCCGAGGGAGGTGACGGGATGCTGGTTGGAGCCGTCGTAGTCCATCTCCCAGATCTCCTTGTTGCCGCCGTCGAGATGGACGAAGTAGATCTTGGTTTCGGCGATGCCGTTGGTGCCGCCGGAGAGGCGCAGGATGATCTCGTCCGCGAAGCGATGGGCGATCTGGCGGGCTGCGTCTTCGCTGGCTTCCTCACCGTATTGCTTGGCGAGGACCTGGGGGAACTGGGTGTTTTTTACGTCGAAGAGGAAGCCGTTGACGGCCAGGCGGGTGCCGGTGACTCCGAGGGCTCCAAAGGCGACCATGGAGGCGTTGACCGGGGCACCGGACCATTGGGGGAGATTGATCTCTGTGGGTGAGCCGGGGGTGGCCTGCGGAGCCATGGACTTGGAGACCATGTCGAAGATGCCGGCGTTGTGGAGATCGTCGTAGAGGACGGTGTCGAAGGTGTGGCGGAGGGCGTCGTTTTTAGGGTCGAGCGTGCCGGACTTGAAGTTGGCGGTGGCGAGGCGGATGCGATCCGCGCCGCTACCGGAGAGCTCCAGCTTGATGTCGCCCTGGGCGTGAAGGGTGGCGGTGAGGAGGACGAGGAGGGCGGCTGCGAAGAGGCGGAGATGAGGCTTGGTTTGCATTCGTCTCTATGGTAGACGGAAAGGGGGGTGGGAAGACAGCGGGAGTGACATTCGAGGGTATCTAGGGCAATACCGCTTTGGGGGGATTTTGGGGGGTGGAGGGCTGGTGAAATTAGGTGTGCAAGGCTCTAAACGAGGCAGTTCAGGTCTGGAGTTGGTAGTGTCCGAATTTCGCTTCTGTTACCAGTGCTATGTGCATTCCAAGTAGGCCTCGTTACCCACTACGGAAATCGGTTCATAAGGATCATCGTCCATTGCGATGCAATATCGACTGTGCCGACGTTTTGGAGATATTCCGTCAAAATATGTGACCTGTCCATAAGTGATATGGTCGACGTCTGTCATCTGAAGATTTTTCTTCGTAGCATCGTAAAACCTCTCCATTCTGGTCCACTTGGGAGCTATCTTTGCGACAATCCAAGCCTCGTTAGGAGCTAACCACTCCTGAATACCCTCAAGGTCATTTCCATAATCGGGAGGCATGGCAGTAAGATCAGCCAACCTCATGGTGGCGTAGATAGGTTTGCTGATCTCTATCTTTCGCGCCGGAACCCGTCCATAATTGACGATTTTCAAAGTGAGCATTTCGCCGCTCTCATCCATTTCTGCCTTGAAAAGTAAAATAGCTCTTTCCGCGTTTATGACGGATTGAACGTTAAGAAGAGCAGCTTCAGCAGATACACGCGTGAAATAGCTTTGTTCAGCGATAGCTACCATTGTCACGAACAGGCCAATTACCCCTATCCCGCTTGGCCATCCAAACACCAGATAACCGAATGCCCAAAGTGACGAATCGTGTTCGGTCTCTTCGACGTTTTCTTTAGCATCTGGAGCGCCAGGTTTGGCTCGCGGTTGCTTTGTCTCTTCTATGTTTATGGATTTGGCATATTGAGAATCATTCTCGTGATGGACGGTTACGATACCCGACAGCAAAAGAATCGCCACCGCAAACCAGAGATATTTCTTCATCGTTGGGGAAATTTATCACAAAAACAGCCCACGGCCCGGATTCTCTTTTGGACTTGAGCGGCGGGGCTAAAGCCCCGCCCTTTCAAAGCTAGTGGTGCCCTTCAGACTACGCATACCGATCTGGGGATGTGCGGACGGGTGTGAACACACAATAGCAACGACAAAGACTAATACGGAGGTTCTGAGCTTCGCTCAGAATGACGACGTAAAACGAACAACGGCAAAAAACAAGCAAAGACAAATTCGGGGGTCCCTCCATTCCGGCGCAAAAGCGCGCCTCCGGTCGGGATGACCTCTTGTTTTGAGTGAGATGGTCGATGTGCGGGATGGGCGAAGATTTTTGTTGTTACAGCCCACGGCCCGGATTCTCTTTTGGACTTGAGCGGCGGGGCTGAAGCCCCGCCCTTCAAAGCGAGCCGTGCCCCTTGAAGGCTATTGGGCGTGGAAGTCGAAGGAGAAGTCTACGGAGATGTGGTCGCCCTGGGGTAGGGGGCCGAAGCCGTCTACGCTCTGGATGGCTCGGAGGGCGGCGGCGTCAAGGGAGGAGGAGCCGCTGCGGGTGTTGACGCGGGCTTCGGTGGGGGTGCCGTCGCGGTTGATGGTGAAGGTGATGGTGGCGCGCTTGCCGTTGGAGGAGCGGGCGTCTACCTGCTGTTGTTGCTGGAGCCACTGCTCATTAACCTTCTGGCTGATGAGGCGGATGTAGTAGGCGTAGCGGTTGCCGAAGCTGCGCTCCTCAACCGTGATGGCGGAGGTGCCGTTCTTGAGCTGGGTGGTGGATTGGGGGATGGCGGTGGCGCTGGTCTCGCCGGTGGTGGCTTTGGGGGTTGGGGGCGGTGGGGTGGCGGGAGCGCGACGGGGCGGCTCGGGGGTCTCGCGCTCAGCGACCTTGGGGGTCGGCTTTGGAGGCGTGGCTTTGGTCGGGATGAGGACTTCTTTGGGCTTTGGGGGTGGCTCGGCCTTGGGTTTTACGGGCTCGGCCTTGGCCTTGGGGGGGATGGGGGTTGGGGGTGGTGGGGTGGGGGCTATGCTGGGCTTTTCCGTGGCTAGGACGGACTCTTCGATGGGCTTGGGACGGGGGGGGAGCGGGAGGGCGGTGACCATGCTGGCCTGGATGGAGCCGGCGATGGGGCTTTCGTCGCCCCAGCGCTTGGTGGACGGGCGGAGGTAGGCGTAGCCGATGACGAGGGCGATGATGCCGGCGTGGACGCCGAGCGCGAGGGCGAAGCCGCCTTCGCGGGGCTTCTTTTCCTCGGGGGTGGTGTCGGGACGGGTTGGGAGGTGGTCGGTGGGCATGGGGCGGTGGTTAGTGGGTGGTGGTTAGTTCTCAGTTCTCAGGGGTGGCGGTTTGGGCTTGGGAGAGAAGGCCCGGGGCTGAAGCCCGGTTTCTTCTTTGCCTTTGACGGGGGGCTGAAGCCCCCCTCTAATCCGAACGGCAACGGCAAGTGCAACAGCAGATTCCCTTCGGGAATGACAAACAAAATGACGAACGGTAGACGAGGTTACTTTTCGTAGGGTTGGGTGACGATGCTGATGTTGGTGATGCCGGCGGATTTTACGGATTCCATGACGGTGGCGAAGGCTCCGAAGGGGACACGTTCGTCGGCGCGGACGTAGACGGTTTTGGTGCTGGGGTCCTTTTCGTTGACCTTGAGGCGGGTGCCGAGGTCGGCTACGTTGATGGGTTTGTCCTGGAGGAAGACGTTCTGGTCTTTATCGATGGTGATGACGACTCGCTCGTCCGTCATGGTGGAGGTGGCGCGGGTGTGGGGGATGGCGACTTCAATGCCCGATTGCAGGACCGGGGCGGTGAGCATGAAGATGAGCAGCAGGACGAGGACCACGTCCACGAGGGGCGTGATGTTGATGTCCGCCATGGCGGTCTGGGTGCGGGTCTTGCCTCCGGCTCCGCGGGCTGAGAAGGCCATGGGTTACTGTTGCCTCCGGCGCTCTTCAGGCGCGCCTGGGTTCATGGGCTGGAAGGCTGCGGCGTTCTCGATGGCGTTGAGGAGCTCGCGGCCGAAGTCGTCGGTGCGTGCGGCGAAGTCGCGTAGCTGGGAGGTGAGGTGGTTGTAACCGACTACCGCGGGGACGGCTACGACGATGCCGGCGGCGGTGGTGATGAGGGCCTCCGAGATGCCGGGGGCGACGGCGCGGAGGGTGGCGGTGCCGCTTGCGCCGAGGCCGTGGAAGGCGTCGATGATGCCCATGACGGTGCCGAAGAGACCGATGAAGGGGGCGATGTTGGCGATGGTGGCGAGCCAGGTGACGCGCTCTTCCATTACTGTCAGCGCTTCGCTTGACGCCGTCGCCGCGGCGCGCTCGAGGCCGTTGGGATTCTTGGGGAGGCCGCGTCCGTTGGTCTGGCGGTAGTACTCGTCGTTGATCTCTGTGAAGACTGCGACGAGGGGTGAGGGGCGGAACTGCTCGGCTACGGCGGAGATTTCAGAGAGGCGGCCGGATTTGCGGAAGGCTCGGAGGAAGCGCTTGGACTGGGTGTTGGCGGCGCCGAAGCTGCGCCATTTGGAGATCATGACGGTCCAGGAGAGGAGACTGGCGAGGCCGAGGACGATGAGCACCGTCATGGCAACGGGGCCGGAGTTGTGGAGCATGTCGCCGAGTGCGCTGGTGTGGGCGGGGGTGATGGGTGCGGGGGCGGCTAGATCTGAGGCGGCGGTCTGGAGGAGAGTGAGGAGGGTCATAGTTTGATCTGTTGTTCTTCTGTAATTCTATGGATCAGTGTATCTAGGGTGAGACGGTGTGAGGGGGGAGTTGGTGATTTGGGGGAAGCGGGGGAGATACCCCGGGGTGCGGGCGCGCAGGAACGATCCGAGGGAAGAGCAACGGCAAGTGCAACGGCCAAAGCCAATACGGAGGTTCTGAGCTTCGCTCAGAATGACGAACTTAAAACAAACAACGGCAAGGGCAAAAGCAACCGCAAAAGCAGCTACAGAGGTTCTGAGCTTCGCTCAGAATGACGAACTTAAACAAACAACGGCAAGAGCAAGTGCCAATTCGGGGGTCCCTCCGCTACGGCGGCAGATGCGCGGCCTTCGGTCGGGATGACCTCAGATGTTTTTCAAGGTTGAAGAGAAGACGGTGGCTGACGTGCTACGCTTTGCGCAGCGAAGGTGAGGCGAAGCGAAGGTATGTTGCTGGAGTTGCGTGCGGAGAACTATGCGGTCATCGATCGGGCTGCGGCGCGGTTTGGCCGGGGGCTGAATCTTTTGACGGGTGAGACGGGGGCGGGAAAGTCGATCCTGATCGATGCGCTGGCGCTGCTGCTGGGTGGCAAGGCTTCGGCTGACTTTATACGGCATGGGGCTGAAAAGGCTGTCGTGGGGTGCGTGTTCGAGGCTACGCCGGGGGCGATTGCGGTGCTCGAAGCGAATGGGATCGATGCCGACAGCGAGAGTGAAGGGATTCTGCTGCGGCGGGAGATTGTGGTTAGCGGCAAGGGCAGGGTGTTCATCAATAATCAGCCGGCGACCGTGGGGGTGCTGAGGCTGCTGGCTCCGGAGCTGGCGCTGGTGCATGCGCAGGGGGAGACGCTGGGGGCTTTCGATCAGGCGCAGCAGCGGATCTTGCTGGATCGGTTTGCGGGCTGCTCGCTGGAAGAGGTGGGGAAGGCGTATTCGGCCTGGCGGGGGACTGTGGCGAAGCTGGAGGAGATGAACTCGGCTGAGCAGGACCGGCTGCGGATGGCGGATCTCTGGCGGTTTCAGAGTATGGAGATCTCTGACGCGGGGATTGCGGGTGAGAGTGAGGATGCGGAGCTCGAAGGCGAGAAGCGGGTGCTGGCGAATGCGGAGAAGCTGTATACAGCCGCTATGAATGCGCATGAGCTGCTGTATGAATCTGAGGACTCTGCGGAGACGAAGCTGGGTGCGGCTTTGAAGCTGGTGGAGGAGTTGGCCCGGTATGACGCGCGATTTGTGGAGGCGGCGGGGCAGTTGGCGGCGGCGAAGGCTACGGTCGAAGATTTGAGTGCGACGGTGAGGGACTTTGCGGAGAATGTGCAGAGCGGGCCGGAGCGGCTGGCGGAGATTGAGGATCGGCTGGCGGTGCTGGACCGGCTGAAACGGAAGTATGGCAAGACGCTGGCGGAGGTGATCGCATTTGGGGAGAGTTCGGCTCGGTCTTTGGCGGAGGTGGAGAATCGTGACGCGCTGCTGGCGGAGTTGAGGGTGGTGGAGGCGAAGCAGGCGGAGAGTTATTGTGCGGCTGCGGGAGAGTTGACGCGGGTGCGGGGTGAGGCTGCGGCGAAGCTGGAACGGCTGGCGGAGAAGCAGATTAATGACCTGGCGATGAGTGTGAGGTTTTCCATCCAGGTGCTGGCGAATGAGGAGCGGGTGCATTGGGGCGCGGGGGGCTGGGATGAGGTTCGGTATCTGATTGCGACGAATGCGGGCGAGCCGCTGAAGCCGCTGGAGGAGATTGCTTCGGGCGGCGAGATGTCTCGCGTGATGCTGGCGCTGAAGGTGACGGTGGAGGAGGGTGTCGCGGGGCGGGGGAGTAAGCGGAAGACGGCGCTGCCGCGGACGCTGGTGTTCGACGAGATCGATATTGGGATTGGCGGGCGGGCCGCGGAGGCGGTGGGGCAGAAGCTGAAGATGCTCTCCCGGACGCAGCAGGTGCTGTGTATTACGCATCTGCCGCAGATTGCGGCGTTTGGGGATCTGCACTTTGTGATTGAGAAGAAAGAGGTTGGGGGGCGGACGCAGACGAACATCCGGCAGATGGAGGATGTGGAACGCGTGAACGAGGTGGCGAGGATGCTGAGTGGGGCGAAGCTGACGGAGACGAGTCTGAAGCATGCGCAGAGTTTGATCGACGCGAGCCGCTGATGGGGCGGTGACATCTCGGGGTGGTGTGTCGGCATCCCAACAGACGAACGTGAATCCCTGGAGGAACACAATGTCTGAGACGAAGAAATGTGCGCACGAGACGTGTAGCTGTATGGCCGCTGAGGGCTCGAAGTACTGCTCGCCGTTCTGCGAGGATTCGGTTGGGAAGACGACGCTGGGGTGCGATTGCCCGCATTCTGGTTGCAGCGGACACATTTAGGGGCTGGATTTGGTCTCTGGCGATGCCGGAGGGCGCTAAAAGGTTCACTTTTGAACAAGTTTCATAGGGACAGAGGATGCACCGTAAATGGTTCATCCTCTGTCCTTGTTTGTTACGGAAGCGTTATACTGGGAGGCGTGACTGCCTCTACTCTTGACCACGTTAGCAACGACCAGGGTGCCGATCAGGCGCCTGTGACCAAACGAGTTCTTCTCCTGAAGCCGCGTGGATTTTGCGCCGGCGTCGTACGCGCGATCGACATTGTGCAGATTGCGCTGGAAGCGTTTGGTGCGCCGATCTATGTCCGTAAGGAGATCGTCCATAACAGCTATGTTGTGAACGACCTGGCTACCAAGGGTGCGATCTTCGTCAATGAACTGGATGAGGTGCCTGAGGGCGCGCGTGTGATTTATTCGGCGCACGGGGTTTCTCCTGCTGTGCGTGAGGCGGCCAAGGCTCGTGGTCTGAAGGTTGTGGACGCGACCTGTCCGCTGGTGACAAAGGTGCATGTGGAGGCGATCAAGTTCGCCAAGCAGGGGTATTCGCTGGTGCTGGTGGGGCATCGCGACCATGAAGAGGTCGAGGGCACGCAGGGTGAGGCTCCGGATGTGACGCAGGTGGTCTCGACGCTGGAGGAGGTTGAGGCGCTGGTAGTGCCGGACCCGGATAAGGTGGCCTACCTGACGCAGACGACGCTGTCTCTGGATGAGGCGCGGTACATGATCGAGGCGCTGAAGGTGAAGTTCCCGAACATCGTTGGGCCGCATGCGCAGGATATTTGCTATGCGACGGAGAATCGCCAGGTGGCGGTGAAGAACGTGGCGCATGGTGCGGACCTGGTGCTGGTGGTGGGGTCGCGGAACAGCTCAAACTCGAACCGGCTGGTTGAGGTTTCTAAGAATCTGGATACGAACTCTTACCTGATCGATTCCGCCGACGCGATTCAGCCGGAGTGGCTGAATGGCGTGAAGACGGTTGCGGTGACTGCGGGTGCTTCGGCTCCTGAGGTGCTGGTGAAGGATGTTGTGGAGTATCTGCAGGCGCAGGGCTTTGGCGACGTGGATGAGGTTGAGGTGATGCCGGAGAATGTGCGGTTTGGTCTGCCGCCTGAGATCGTTCAGGCGATTGCCTCGGCTCCGAAGCCGGCCGTGGTTCAGTAGGTCTGGATAGCTTGGTTTACGACCACCTCGATGAGGTGCAGAGAGTTTTGAAATCGATGAGTGCAGCAACACCAATCAATCCGGAGGCCACAAAACAGCCGCGCTTCGGCCGGATTGACCTTGGGCTGGAAGTTATTGCGAATGGTATCAAACGCTCCGCGGAGTGGCTGCTGGGACTGCAGCATCCGGACGGGTACTGGTGTGGGGAGCTGGAAGCGGACTCGATGCTGGAGTCCGACTATATCTTTGTCCATACGCTGCTGGGGACGGGCGATCCGGGGCGACTCTCTCGCGCGCTGAACGAGATTCTGCGGCACCAGAACGACGATGGCGGATGGAGTTTGTATCCGGGTGGGCCTTCCAATGTGAACTATGGGGTGAAGGCTTATCTGGCGCTGAAGCTGATGGGTTATACGGCCGATCATCCGGTGATGGTGAAGGCTCGGGAGTGCGTGCTGCGGCTGGGTGGGGTGGTGGAGTGCAACACGTTTACGAAGATCTACCTCTGCGGTCTGGGGCAGTATGACTACGATGCCGTGCCGGCTGTGCCGCCGGAGATCGTTCTGTTTCCGGACTGGTTCTACTTCAATATCTATGAGATCAGCGCGTGGTCGCGTGCGATCCTGGTTCCGCTTTCGATCATCTATGCGAAGAAGCCGTTCAAGAAGCTGACGCCGGAGCAGGGGATCGACGAGCTGTTTGTGGGTGGACGCGCCGGGGCGAACCTGAGGCTGCGTTGGGATAAGAAGCATCCGCTTTCGTGGCGGAATGTCTTTCTGTTTCTGGATCGTGTGGCTCATCTTGCAGAACGGGTTCACATTCGGCCGCTGCGGTCGATTGCCTTGAAGAAGGCCGAGCGTTGGATGCTGGATCACTTTGAGCGTTCGGACGGGCTCGGGGCGATCTATCCGGCGATGCTGAATGCGATTGTGGCTTTGCGCTGCCTGGGCTACTCGGCTGATGACCCGCAGGTGATCCGGGCGATGGATGAGTTTGAACGGCTGGGGATCGATTGCCCTGAAGGTACGCCGGACTATCCGACTCCTACGTTCCGGATGCAGCCTTGCTTCTCTCCGGTGTGGGATACGGCTCAGGTGCTTTCTACCCTGGGTGACTGTGGGTTGCCGCGTAACGACGAGCGGTTGGTGA is a window of Granulicella tundricola MP5ACTX9 DNA encoding:
- a CDS encoding 4-hydroxy-3-methylbut-2-enyl diphosphate reductase, yielding MTASTLDHVSNDQGADQAPVTKRVLLLKPRGFCAGVVRAIDIVQIALEAFGAPIYVRKEIVHNSYVVNDLATKGAIFVNELDEVPEGARVIYSAHGVSPAVREAAKARGLKVVDATCPLVTKVHVEAIKFAKQGYSLVLVGHRDHEEVEGTQGEAPDVTQVVSTLEEVEALVVPDPDKVAYLTQTTLSLDEARYMIEALKVKFPNIVGPHAQDICYATENRQVAVKNVAHGADLVLVVGSRNSSNSNRLVEVSKNLDTNSYLIDSADAIQPEWLNGVKTVAVTAGASAPEVLVKDVVEYLQAQGFGDVDEVEVMPENVRFGLPPEIVQAIASAPKPAVVQ
- the shc gene encoding squalene--hopene cyclase: MSAATPINPEATKQPRFGRIDLGLEVIANGIKRSAEWLLGLQHPDGYWCGELEADSMLESDYIFVHTLLGTGDPGRLSRALNEILRHQNDDGGWSLYPGGPSNVNYGVKAYLALKLMGYTADHPVMVKARECVLRLGGVVECNTFTKIYLCGLGQYDYDAVPAVPPEIVLFPDWFYFNIYEISAWSRAILVPLSIIYAKKPFKKLTPEQGIDELFVGGRAGANLRLRWDKKHPLSWRNVFLFLDRVAHLAERVHIRPLRSIALKKAERWMLDHFERSDGLGAIYPAMLNAIVALRCLGYSADDPQVIRAMDEFERLGIDCPEGTPDYPTPTFRMQPCFSPVWDTAQVLSTLGDCGLPRNDERLVKAADWLLSKEIRYKGDWSHTVKNVDASCWCFFFNNDHQPDVDDTGEVLLALKAVDNPRERYQHETAQRAIEWVFAMQCKNGGWASFDKDNTKKIFESIPFADHNAMIDPPSVDITGRILEMLAGYGYTRRDPRIEKAVQFILREQEPDGCWFGRWGVNYLYGTFLVLRGLQSMEYDPYEPAVQQAAEWIRMVQNSDGGWGETCGTYDNPSLKGTGPSTPSQTAWALLGLLAANDTRSDSVAKGVRWLIDRQHEDGSWDELAAGRNGESHYTGTGFPTVFYLGYHLYKQYFPLLALTTYKQAMERESAAA